The Citrifermentans bemidjiense Bem genome window below encodes:
- a CDS encoding NAD+ synthase has product MGALTVNTALLRQILVGFVRDEVCKVGLRKGVLGLSGGIDSALVAYIAAEALGPENVYAYCMPYRTSNPESEAHARLVAESLGINFKVIEITGMVDAYFDLYPDASNMRRGNKMARERMTILYDHSAEVAGLVLGTSNKTELLLGYGTLHGDMASALNPIGDIYKSQVWELSEAMGVPHEVIEKKPSADLWAGQTDEQELGFTYRDADELLYRMVDQRMSREELIAAGFEAQFIDNVHRKVQGSHFKRRLPIIAKVSNRTIDRDFRYARDWGK; this is encoded by the coding sequence ATGGGTGCCCTTACCGTTAATACGGCGCTGTTGCGCCAGATCCTGGTCGGGTTCGTGCGCGACGAGGTTTGCAAAGTCGGACTGCGCAAGGGGGTTTTAGGGCTTTCGGGCGGGATCGATTCCGCGCTGGTCGCCTATATCGCCGCCGAGGCGCTGGGCCCGGAGAACGTCTACGCCTACTGCATGCCGTACCGCACCTCTAACCCCGAGAGCGAGGCCCACGCCCGCCTGGTCGCTGAGAGCCTCGGCATCAACTTCAAGGTGATCGAGATCACCGGGATGGTGGACGCCTACTTCGACCTCTACCCCGATGCCAGCAACATGAGGCGCGGCAACAAGATGGCGCGCGAGCGGATGACCATCCTCTACGACCACAGCGCCGAGGTGGCGGGACTGGTGCTCGGGACCAGCAACAAGACCGAGCTTTTGCTGGGGTACGGGACGCTGCACGGCGACATGGCGAGCGCGCTCAACCCCATCGGTGACATCTACAAGAGCCAGGTCTGGGAGCTTTCCGAGGCGATGGGAGTGCCGCACGAGGTGATCGAGAAGAAGCCTTCGGCGGACCTGTGGGCCGGGCAGACCGACGAGCAGGAATTGGGCTTCACCTACCGCGACGCCGACGAACTTCTTTACCGGATGGTGGATCAGCGCATGAGCCGCGAGGAGCTGATTGCGGCCGGCTTTGAGGCGCAGTTCATCGACAACGTTCACAGAAAGGTGCAAGGCTCCCACTTCAAGCGGCGTCTTCCCATCATCGCCAAGGTTTCCAACCGCACCATCGACCGCGACTTCCGCTACGCCAGGGATTGGGGGAAATAA
- a CDS encoding nitrilase-related carbon-nitrogen hydrolase, producing the protein MDFTVALAQIKPKLGCLDDNLALVEAAIEKGIAAGADLIVFPELALTGYFLKDLVPEVALRLDAPQIEKLKTLSKRISIAIGLVEVSSDFRFFNSALYLEEGEIRHVHRKVYLPTYGLFDEQRYMARGERFRAFDTRFGRVGMLICEDMWHLSAPYVLAMDGAMTLLCLSSSPGRGVSGTEGLGSAAAWQKLTATTAMFLNCRVFYCNRVGYEDGINFWGGSEAISPSGEVTARGAILEEDLVLAKVDGGALRRERIFSPMMRDENLAITVKELKRIDREKEY; encoded by the coding sequence ATGGATTTCACCGTTGCCCTGGCCCAGATCAAGCCGAAGCTAGGCTGCCTGGACGACAACCTGGCCCTGGTTGAGGCCGCCATTGAAAAGGGAATCGCCGCGGGGGCCGACCTGATCGTGTTCCCGGAACTTGCGCTTACCGGGTACTTCCTGAAGGACCTAGTCCCCGAGGTGGCGCTGCGTCTCGACGCCCCCCAGATAGAAAAACTGAAGACCCTGTCCAAGCGGATCTCCATCGCCATCGGCCTTGTCGAGGTCTCCTCCGATTTCCGGTTTTTCAACTCGGCCCTTTATCTGGAAGAAGGGGAAATCCGCCACGTGCACAGGAAGGTATATCTGCCGACCTACGGCCTGTTCGACGAGCAGCGCTACATGGCGCGCGGCGAGCGCTTCCGCGCCTTCGACACCCGCTTCGGCCGGGTGGGGATGCTCATCTGCGAGGACATGTGGCACCTCTCGGCCCCCTACGTCCTGGCCATGGACGGCGCCATGACGCTCCTCTGCCTCTCTTCGAGCCCCGGACGCGGCGTGAGCGGCACCGAAGGTCTGGGGTCGGCCGCTGCGTGGCAGAAGCTAACCGCCACCACGGCCATGTTCCTCAACTGCCGCGTGTTCTACTGCAACCGCGTGGGGTACGAAGACGGCATCAACTTCTGGGGTGGCTCCGAGGCCATCTCCCCTTCGGGTGAGGTTACCGCCCGGGGGGCGATCCTGGAGGAGGACCTGGTGCTCGCCAAGGTCGACGGCGGCGCGCTCAGGCGCGAGCGGATCTTTTCCCCGATGATGCGCGACGAGAACCTCGCCATCACCGTGAAGGAACTCAAAAGAATCGACAGGGAGAAAGAGTACTGA
- a CDS encoding DUF4149 domain-containing protein produces MQAVNVIYRLAISLWLGGAALFTFVLTPILFRSESRDVAARIVGLFFPGYFRWGLACGVVALICRVIISGKSNFATAAIIVAMLLLCSFQAFYIEPKAAELKRRIVSFETTSKDDPLRREFAKLHGVSAVCNLSVIAGGVVLVILL; encoded by the coding sequence ATGCAGGCAGTAAACGTAATCTACCGGTTGGCAATTTCACTTTGGCTCGGGGGCGCGGCCCTCTTCACTTTCGTGCTCACCCCGATCTTGTTCCGCTCCGAGAGCCGGGACGTGGCGGCGCGCATCGTCGGCCTCTTCTTTCCCGGGTATTTCCGCTGGGGGCTCGCCTGCGGCGTCGTTGCCCTCATCTGCAGGGTCATCATCTCCGGGAAATCCAATTTCGCAACTGCCGCCATCATCGTGGCGATGCTGCTCCTCTGCTCGTTCCAGGCTTTCTACATCGAGCCGAAAGCCGCCGAACTGAAGCGTAGAATCGTCTCATTCGAGACCACCTCCAAGGACGACCCGCTGCGGCGCGAGTTCGCCAAACTCCATGGCGTCTCAGCCGTCTGCAACCTCTCGGTCATAGCCGGAGGAGTGGTGCTGGTGATCCTGCTTTAG
- a CDS encoding tRNA-binding protein, with the protein MAEISWDDFEKVELRVGTVLEVEEFPEARKPAYKLLVDFGEAGVRRSSAQITRHYEREELVGKQVIGVCNFPRKQIGRFFSEVLITGFADENGDIVLAIPERPVPNGSKLC; encoded by the coding sequence GTGGCGGAAATAAGCTGGGACGATTTCGAAAAGGTGGAACTGCGGGTAGGGACCGTGCTGGAAGTGGAGGAATTTCCCGAGGCGAGAAAGCCCGCCTACAAGCTGCTGGTAGATTTCGGGGAAGCCGGCGTGCGGAGGTCGAGCGCGCAGATAACAAGGCACTACGAACGGGAAGAACTGGTGGGGAAGCAGGTGATCGGGGTCTGCAACTTCCCGAGAAAGCAGATCGGGCGCTTCTTTTCCGAGGTGCTCATCACCGGCTTTGCCGATGAAAACGGCGACATCGTTCTCGCTATCCCCGAGCGCCCCGTCCCCAACGGCAGCAAGCTCTGCTGA
- the rsmI gene encoding 16S rRNA (cytidine(1402)-2'-O)-methyltransferase, whose protein sequence is MSGTLYIVATPIGNLEDITLRALRILKEVDLVAAEDTRHSRKLLTHFGISKPLTSYFDHNKDLKGDQILDRLREGQSVALITDAGTPCISDPGYQLVRDAVAGGISVVPIPGACAAVTALSASGLPTDHFSFAGFLPNRQGKRRERLQSLAADKAVLIFYESPKRLLATLQDMLETMGDREVVVARELTKMYEEFLRGRLSALVKEVQGREIRGEVAILVTPAEEPEATDAPGMEELLQKYLSSGEMTLKDAVKRVTLETGLHKSEVYAEALRVRG, encoded by the coding sequence ATGTCCGGAACTCTTTACATCGTAGCCACGCCGATCGGCAACCTCGAGGACATCACCTTGCGCGCCCTGCGCATCCTGAAGGAGGTGGACCTGGTCGCGGCCGAAGACACCCGCCACTCCAGGAAGCTCCTCACTCATTTCGGTATTTCCAAGCCGCTTACCTCCTACTTCGACCACAACAAGGACCTGAAGGGGGACCAGATCCTGGACCGGCTCCGCGAGGGGCAGAGCGTTGCTCTCATCACCGACGCCGGGACCCCTTGCATCTCGGATCCCGGCTACCAACTGGTGCGCGATGCAGTCGCGGGAGGGATCTCCGTTGTTCCCATTCCCGGAGCCTGCGCGGCCGTCACCGCCCTCTCCGCCTCGGGGCTTCCCACCGACCATTTCAGCTTTGCGGGGTTTCTTCCCAACAGACAGGGGAAAAGGCGCGAGCGGCTGCAGTCGCTTGCCGCGGACAAGGCGGTGCTGATCTTCTACGAGTCGCCCAAGCGCCTGCTGGCGACTCTGCAGGACATGCTGGAAACCATGGGTGATCGCGAGGTTGTGGTGGCGCGCGAGCTCACCAAGATGTACGAGGAGTTCCTGCGTGGCAGGCTTTCGGCGCTGGTAAAAGAGGTGCAGGGGAGGGAGATTCGGGGGGAGGTGGCGATCCTGGTCACCCCCGCAGAGGAGCCGGAGGCAACCGACGCCCCGGGGATGGAAGAGCTGCTGCAAAAGTATCTGTCTTCCGGAGAGATGACTCTTAAGGACGCCGTGAAGAGGGTGACCCTGGAGACGGGCCTGCACAAGAGCGAGGTCTATGCGGAGGCCCTGAGGGTCAGGGGGTAG
- a CDS encoding YraN family protein — MPDKSSNSSLGGIGESIAVTFLKGQGFKIVECNFRSVCGEIDIIARDGRALVFVEVKCRKNYNYGVPQLAVTPFKQRQISKAALVWLSKKKLFDAEARFDVVAIVLREHELPVIEHIRNAFELAY, encoded by the coding sequence ATGCCGGATAAGAGCAGCAACAGCTCTCTCGGCGGGATAGGTGAGTCTATTGCGGTCACCTTCCTGAAGGGGCAGGGCTTCAAGATAGTGGAGTGCAACTTCCGCAGCGTCTGCGGTGAGATCGACATCATAGCCAGAGACGGGCGCGCTCTTGTCTTTGTCGAGGTGAAGTGCCGCAAGAACTATAACTACGGCGTGCCTCAACTAGCGGTGACGCCGTTCAAACAGCGCCAGATCTCCAAGGCAGCGTTGGTTTGGCTTTCCAAGAAGAAACTCTTCGACGCGGAGGCGCGCTTCGACGTGGTGGCCATCGTGCTGCGCGAGCACGAGTTGCCGGTAATAGAGCACATCAGAAACGCGTTCGAGTTGGCGTACTAG
- the ltaE gene encoding low-specificity L-threonine aldolase yields MKTVDLRSDTVTSPSQAMRREMANAPVGDDVYGEDPTVNRLESMAAELLGKEAALFVPTGTMGNLLALLSHCGRGDEYIAGQEAHIYRWEGGGGAIFGGIQPQPIDFEEDGTLDLEKVRRVVKPADYHHPVTRLLCLENTQGGKVLPLDYLAKAAELAQGLGLSLHLDGARVFNAAVYLGVPVATIAAHFDSASVCLSKGLGAPAGTVLCASRELIGRARRWRKVAGGGMRQAGILAAAGIHALEKNLQRLTEDHENAELLAAGLGHIEELMVSQARTNILFVTPPAGSADRLRQTLATEGILLGGGDQIRLVTHLDVTGADVERTVVAFKRFFAARGN; encoded by the coding sequence ATGAAGACGGTAGATCTGAGAAGCGACACGGTGACATCGCCGTCGCAGGCGATGCGTCGGGAAATGGCGAATGCCCCGGTAGGAGACGACGTCTACGGGGAGGACCCGACGGTAAACCGGCTGGAGTCCATGGCGGCAGAGTTGCTGGGGAAGGAGGCGGCGCTCTTCGTCCCCACGGGGACCATGGGGAACCTGCTTGCCCTCTTATCGCACTGCGGACGCGGTGACGAGTACATCGCCGGGCAGGAAGCGCACATCTACCGGTGGGAGGGAGGAGGAGGCGCCATCTTCGGCGGGATCCAGCCGCAGCCGATCGACTTCGAAGAGGATGGGACGCTCGATCTCGAAAAGGTGCGACGCGTCGTGAAGCCCGCGGATTACCATCACCCCGTCACCAGGCTCCTCTGCCTTGAGAACACTCAGGGGGGGAAAGTGTTGCCGCTCGACTATCTGGCAAAGGCTGCGGAGCTTGCCCAAGGCCTCGGGCTTTCCCTGCATCTCGACGGGGCCCGAGTCTTCAATGCGGCCGTGTACCTGGGGGTCCCCGTCGCCACCATCGCCGCCCATTTCGATTCGGCCTCGGTCTGCCTCTCCAAGGGACTTGGCGCCCCGGCAGGTACGGTACTTTGCGCCAGTAGGGAGCTCATCGGCCGCGCGCGCCGCTGGCGCAAAGTAGCCGGCGGCGGCATGCGCCAGGCCGGCATTCTGGCCGCGGCCGGCATACATGCACTGGAGAAGAACCTGCAGCGACTGACCGAGGACCACGAGAACGCGGAACTCCTGGCCGCGGGCCTTGGGCACATAGAAGAACTCATGGTGAGCCAGGCGCGCACCAACATCCTCTTCGTCACCCCACCCGCTGGCAGCGCCGACCGCCTGCGCCAGACCCTCGCCACCGAAGGGATACTCCTTGGCGGGGGGGACCAGATACGCCTGGTCACCCACCTTGACGTAACCGGCGCGGACGTGGAACGCACCGTCGTCGCCTTCAAACGCTTCTTTGCAGCACGGGGGAACTGA
- a CDS encoding ribonuclease HII gives MTGLFPDNPEAPIDLLALEGQALRRGYFRIAGIDEAGRGPLAGPVVAAAVMLPAGLLLPGVNDSKQLTEEKREELFDVIHREALAVGVGIGDHALVDSINILQATLSAMRDAVRALSITPGFLLIDGISNIPMNIPQRTVKKGDSLSLSIAAASIIAKVTRDRMMVEYDAQYPGYGFASHKGYGAASHLAAIAELGPCPIHRKTFSGVKEHLPSQPDSDTAGPSTGLFSF, from the coding sequence ATGACCGGTCTTTTTCCCGACAACCCGGAAGCGCCGATTGACCTGCTCGCACTCGAAGGGCAGGCGCTTCGTCGCGGCTACTTTCGGATAGCGGGGATCGATGAGGCCGGGCGTGGCCCACTGGCGGGGCCGGTCGTGGCCGCCGCAGTGATGCTGCCTGCCGGTCTGCTGCTCCCCGGGGTTAACGACTCCAAACAGCTTACTGAAGAAAAGAGGGAAGAGCTTTTCGACGTGATCCATCGCGAGGCGCTTGCGGTTGGCGTCGGCATCGGCGACCACGCCCTGGTCGACAGCATCAACATCCTGCAGGCGACCCTCAGCGCCATGCGCGACGCGGTCCGCGCCCTGAGCATAACCCCCGGTTTCCTCCTCATCGACGGCATCTCCAACATCCCCATGAACATCCCGCAGCGTACCGTGAAAAAGGGAGACTCCCTGAGCCTCTCGATAGCGGCCGCCTCAATAATCGCCAAGGTCACCCGGGACCGGATGATGGTTGAGTACGACGCCCAGTACCCGGGCTACGGCTTCGCCAGCCACAAGGGTTACGGCGCCGCGTCGCACCTGGCCGCCATCGCCGAACTGGGACCATGTCCCATCCATCGCAAAACCTTCAGCGGTGTCAAAGAGCATCTTCCTTCCCAGCCCGACAGTGACACTGCAGGACCTTCCACTGGCTTATTCTCTTTCTGA